The window ATTTCAAATATTCTATTGTCAGAAAGTGAAATCAAGGCGGCGTCGCAGACCGACATAAACGCTGCTATTCTTTGTGCGGGTTGCTTATGTATAAAGTTAAACATATTTTCGCATCCACTAGCCTGCACTGCCTCTTTCAAAACAGGCAGATAGCGACCATCACCGACAATGTTAAAGCGCACCTTTGTATTTTGCCTTTGCAGTTCTATAGCTACCTGCGGCAATAAATCCAACCCTTGCGCAAAGCCTATGTTTCCGGCAAATATTAAATTAAAAGAGTCATCATCGGGGATTTCGCTGACAACACACGTTTTTTTATCTACTGGACGGTAGAACTCTTCTGCATATTGTGGCCAGAATTCCAATTTTTCCAGAGGCACACCTCTGTGGTTGATAGCCTGCAAAAAGCTTTTTGATGATGTAAATATCCTGTTACAGCTTTTATAGATGTAGTCTACCATTGCGCCAAGCATATTTAAGATAAGCCTATTATGTACTCCGCCAACAATCTCCACATTTTCAGGCCATAAATCCGTGACATATATAAGGCATGGAATTTTTACTCTCTTTGCATACCATACACCAGGCAGCGCTTGGGTCATTGGTGAGACCTCATACACAAAAACTTTATCAGCTTTCAGCGTTGTAAATTTTGACCATAAAAATCCGGAGATTACAAATGAAATATAGTTAAGCGCCATCATTACGGCACTGTTGCCACGCGGAATGATGGGCAGACGAATGATGTCAATTCCATTGTATCTTTCAGTTCTTTTTTGAAAATATCCATATCCGTTATAAAATTTGCCCTGTGGATAATTGGGGATACCGGTAATTACAGTGACCTGATAGCCACGTTTTATCCACTCCGTGCAGATGTCGTTTACTCTGAACTGCTCGGGATAAAAGTATTGTGATATAACAAGGATATGTATTCTATCCGGCATATGCGGCCATCCTGACTATGCCATCACAGAATTTCACTGCGTTGTATTTTCCACAATCGGAAAGTTCTTTTGCGTATAATTTCGACCCAAACGCCTTGTTGAATAACCCGCTGTTTGAAAGTATTTTGCAGACGAATGCAGGAACGGGCATCATAAAGATTATTTTGCCCTTTATTTTCCTGTAGTCAGCAATAACGTCTTTTGTCGCAACGTATTCTTCGTTTTGCGGGAAGAATATTCCTCCTGATGCATTATTTATTACCAGCCTTACGCATTCAGTAAAGTTGTCTATGTAGATCATGCTGCGCCGGTTTTCTATGTTGGGGAATATAAGGGCGTACTTTGCCAGCTTGAGCAGCTTGGGAAAGTTGCCTTTGCACCCAGGTCCATAGATGACTGGCGGGCGCATGATTGATACGATGAATTTGTCGTCTGCCATTTTCTGTATCGCAAGATCGGCCTGCAGTTTGCTGTCTCCGTAAAAGTCAGCGGGGTTTGGAGGTGTGTCTCTTGTTATGATTTTTTCTTTCCCCACAGGTTCATCTGCGCCGTAGATTATCATCGAGCTCATAAAGATAAACTGTTTTACGCCTTCGATCTTAGCCTTTTTTGCCGTATCTACGGCAAGGTCTCTGTTTATTCTGTAATATAAGTCTTTCTTCGACTGATCGGCGGAGACATGCGCGATACCTGCAACATGAAAGACAACGTCGTATCCGGCGAAGGATTTTTCGCGCCATGTGCCGTCTATCATGTCGATGGTATCGACATAATATTCGTCTGGCCATTGGGAGAGCCATTTTTCGAACGAGGTGCCGACGTAGCTGTTGAGGCCGGTGATGAGGATCTTTTTCATTGTCTATGTTCTCCGCCGGATAATTTCTGCAGTGTTCCCGTGCCGCCCTCGACGACGCCCTCTTTTTTCAGCACGCAGGCGATGGTGCCGAAGAAGCATTTGCAGTCGAAGAGGAAGCTCATTCTCTTTACGTATTCGCCGTCATAGGCGGCTTTTACCTCTATAGGCAGTTCGTCGCGGCCGTTTATCTGCGCCCAACCGGTCAGTCCTGGCAGTATGTCGTTCGCGCCGTATTTGTCGCGCTCGGCGATGAGGTCGTACTGATTCCACAGCGCAGGGCGCGGGCCGATGAGTGCCATCTGACCGGCTAGTATATTTATTATCTGTGGTAATTCATCCAGACTTGTTTTGCGCAGGAATTTACCTACTTTTGTTATATACGCATCCGGATTAGCCAAAAGGTGCGTCGGCATATCCTTTGGCGTATCTATTCTCATGGTACGGAATTTGTAGATGAAAAAATGTGATTTATGTATGCCAATTCGTTTCTGTTTAAAAAATATGGGGCCCGGGGTGTCCAGCTTTATCAGCAGAGCTATTGTGATAAGCACAGGGGAGAGCAAAACAACAGCACTCAGCGCCAGGACAAAATCCATAACGCGCTTGGTTACGATATAAATATGAGAGCTATTGTCAGCCAAGTATTTCACACCCCAACCAGTTTTGATTATTCTAGCACAGATTACGATTCTACGTTACCTAAACATACATAAGTGATAGGATATCATCTTTCCATTTTTACGTGGTACATATATATATGGCACACTTGTAGTGAATTCCAGCAACAAGGCAAAAGACAAAAAATCTTAATCCTGTCTCTTCGTAGGTACTGTTTCATCCACTACAGGCTGTCCATTTTCTATTATAAAATAGACCTTTAGATGAGGCCTCTTATTTCTACCTCACATTTCTATATACAGACACACACCCCAAATATTTCATACGCGAC is drawn from Cloacibacillus porcorum and contains these coding sequences:
- a CDS encoding NAD-dependent epimerase/dehydratase family protein — its product is MKKILITGLNSYVGTSFEKWLSQWPDEYYVDTIDMIDGTWREKSFAGYDVVFHVAGIAHVSADQSKKDLYYRINRDLAVDTAKKAKIEGVKQFIFMSSMIIYGADEPVGKEKIITRDTPPNPADFYGDSKLQADLAIQKMADDKFIVSIMRPPVIYGPGCKGNFPKLLKLAKYALIFPNIENRRSMIYIDNFTECVRLVINNASGGIFFPQNEEYVATKDVIADYRKIKGKIIFMMPVPAFVCKILSNSGLFNKAFGSKLYAKELSDCGKYNAVKFCDGIVRMAAYAG
- a CDS encoding glycosyltransferase family 4 protein, producing the protein MPDRIHILVISQYFYPEQFRVNDICTEWIKRGYQVTVITGIPNYPQGKFYNGYGYFQKRTERYNGIDIIRLPIIPRGNSAVMMALNYISFVISGFLWSKFTTLKADKVFVYEVSPMTQALPGVWYAKRVKIPCLIYVTDLWPENVEIVGGVHNRLILNMLGAMVDYIYKSCNRIFTSSKSFLQAINHRGVPLEKLEFWPQYAEEFYRPVDKKTCVVSEIPDDDSFNLIFAGNIGFAQGLDLLPQVAIELQRQNTKVRFNIVGDGRYLPVLKEAVQASGCENMFNFIHKQPAQRIAAFMSVCDAALISLSDNRIFEMTLPSKLQSLLACGIPLIVSANGEIQQVIEDSGAGYCCNAGDAVSLAEKIVELTRLSSEELKEMRKKARGYFIQHYEKRMLMDRIDKYFSEAEVVCNV
- a CDS encoding sugar transferase — its product is MDFVLALSAVVLLSPVLITIALLIKLDTPGPIFFKQKRIGIHKSHFFIYKFRTMRIDTPKDMPTHLLANPDAYITKVGKFLRKTSLDELPQIINILAGQMALIGPRPALWNQYDLIAERDKYGANDILPGLTGWAQINGRDELPIEVKAAYDGEYVKRMSFLFDCKCFFGTIACVLKKEGVVEGGTGTLQKLSGGEHRQ